CGCGAGCAGCGATTGGGGGTTGAAGCCGCAAGAGCAAATCGGCCGTTCGGACTTCGATCTCATGGATGCGGGACATGCAAGGCAAGTACAAGACGAAGATGAACAAGTATTCCGTTCCGGCCAAGTCATGTTGTTCGAAGACCATTGGGATTTTCCAGGACGGGGGACGAAGTGGTCGCTAAAGAGTAAATGTCCCGTCGAGTTGCCCGATGGCAGTCAGTACATCGTGGGCCTTGCCACGGACATTTCCGCGTTGAAGGCCACGGAGCAAGCCCTGCGGCGAAGCGAAGCCCGCCTTAGCGTATTAAATGAGGTGGCGGGAGCGATGGCGCGAAGCGCCGCCATGGACGAGGTGATCGAAATCGCGGTGGTGGGCCTTGTGCGCTATCTACCGGGATTCGGCGCGACTTACGAGAAGGTGGTGCAACGCTGCCATCTAGAAGTTACTCACTCTGTCAGTGCGCGCAATTTGCCGGATTTGAAGGGAATGCGCTTCGACCTGCGCCAGTGGCCAAAATACCATGCCGCCTTGCAGACGAATAGCCTGCTGGTCTGCGGCAATATTCGTGAAGAGGAACTCTGGGATGAGGTGCGTGACTTCGGCCCCGGACAGGGCGACGGAGCAATCCTGCAAGTTCGTCTTGATTCCGGCGGAGAATGGGTGGGATTGCTGAGTTTGCGATCCGCCAACGCGCACCAGTGGGCGCAGAATGAAATCGGCATCGTGAGCGAGGTCACCGAGTACCTACGCATCGCGCTGCGCGAAGCTGCCGCGGCAAGCGCCCAAATTCGTACGCAAGATGAGTTGCGCTAGCACCGGGACAATCTCCAGCGGCTGGTCGAGGCTCGCACGCTAGAGTTAATGCGGTCTAAAGAAGCCGCCGAACAGGCGAACGTGGCGAAATCGGAGTTTCTCGCCAACATGTCCCACGAATTACGCACCCCCATGCACGCCATATTGTCCTTCGCGCAACTCGGTGCGGAGAAGAGCCGGGATACAACTCTCCCCAAGATCCCGCAATACTTCGGCCGCATCCGCGAGAGCGGCCAGCGCTTATTGAAATTGCTCAACGATCTGTTGGACTTGTCAAAGCTGGAAGCCGGGCGGATGAACTACGAATTTCGCCACCATCCCGTCAAGGTCATCGTCGACGGGGTGATCGCGGAGTTGGAAACCTTGGCGCAACAAAGCGATGTGAAGGTGCGTAGCGAATACGAAGCGCATGACTTGACCGCTTATTGTGACGGGGACAGGATTTCGCAAGTAATTCGAAATTTGCTCGCCAATGCCTTGAAATTCACCCCTCGGGGCAAGTCCGTGACGTTGAGCGTAACCCGAACCCTATTGCCCGCGGGGCGCGGAAGTGGCGACGCCCAGGGGCTGCCAGGCGTGGAGGTGCGTGTGTGCGATGAGGGCGTTGGAATTCCGGAAAACGAACTCGAACTGATCTTCGGCAAGTTCATGCAAAGCAGCAAGACCAAGAGCGGTGCGGGTGGCACGGGGCTAGGTTTGGCGATTTCGCGGGAAATCGCCGAGCAGCACGGGGGCTATATCGCCGCTTTCAATCATCCGGCCGGCGGGGCGGTGTTCATCTTTGCCCTGCGCAGCGGACCACTGCCGGGGCTTGAGCTTGAACCCGTCCGGGCTTTCGCGGCGGGGATTGCGGATACGCGAACGATTCAAATATGCTTGGAAAAGGACGTTAACAGTGACCGTCAGTAAGTTCCCAAGAGGGTGAAAATGGATCGCCGAGCCGAAACGCTGGAGAAAGACAATGCCAATTCAAGCGATCCGGGAGGCGGGCGCATGCTCGTGGTGGACGACGAGGCCGTCAACCTGGAGATCATCGGCGAGTATTTGGCGGGCGAATCCTATTCGCTAACCTATGCAACGGACGGCCTGAGCGCGCTGGATTTTCTAGGGAAAGATAATTTCGACTGTGTGATCCTAGGCCGCATGATGCCTGGCATCGACGG
This region of Betaproteobacteria bacterium genomic DNA includes:
- a CDS encoding PAS domain S-box protein — its product is MLKTKSVFALQDGSRYLVSGTVDITRQTQAALEIQRGKDFLEAMVNAIPQPLFVKNRDKRFVLANRAASSDWGLKPQEQIGRSDFDLMDAGHARQVQDEDEQVFRSGQVMLFEDHWDFPGRGTKWSLKSKCPVELPDGSQYIVGLATDISALKATEQALRRSEARLSVLNEVAGAMARSAAMDEVIEIAVVGLVRYLPGFGATYEKVVQRCHLEVTHSVSARNLPDLKGMRFDLRQWPKYHAALQTNSLLVCGNIREEELWDEVRDFGPGQGDGAILQVRLDSGGEWVGLLSLRSANAHQWAQNEIGIVSEVTEYLRIALREAAAASAQIRTQDELR
- a CDS encoding HAMP domain-containing histidine kinase translates to MRSKEAAEQANVAKSEFLANMSHELRTPMHAILSFAQLGAEKSRDTTLPKIPQYFGRIRESGQRLLKLLNDLLDLSKLEAGRMNYEFRHHPVKVIVDGVIAELETLAQQSDVKVRSEYEAHDLTAYCDGDRISQVIRNLLANALKFTPRGKSVTLSVTRTLLPAGRGSGDAQGLPGVEVRVCDEGVGIPENELELIFGKFMQSSKTKSGAGGTGLGLAISREIAEQHGGYIAAFNHPAGGAVFIFALRSGPLPGLELEPVRAFAAGIADTRTIQICLEKDVNSDRQ